The genomic segment AAGGGGTGGgtttctcttttatatatatatatacacacacacacacacacacatatactagtttaaccgcacgtgtaacgtttgattagttaaaattaaaaaactttGCCTATCGCAGAGATTTTTGATAAATGTAagagtttaaatcacttttcaaaaatcttgcgcactttaatataataatgtaaatataaacttAGCACCAGAAATTtaaagtggttgatggatcattacTTTTGCATTTGCCATAtagtacctcttttccttgttgTCACatgctaagagagacgcatcaatttgaacaaTATTTGTGTTACAGttatttttctttgtgtgtgtgtgtatatatatatttaaaatttttctttatgtttaaaatgatttttttataaaatcattaattacattcttattacgtacttaaaacttttaaaaatctggtacttcttaaatttttcttattcgaatagttttatattttatttctaaatttttcaattcttcttaaaatcaaattttgttgatttagaattctaGTGAAAAATGTATCTggtgtcattaattttgatgacttctaataaaaaaaagttttatcatgaatatatttaattaattttcaactctttaattaggaaaaattattgaaacttcaataacttctaataagaaaaagttttaccataaatatatttaattaatttttaaattttaaatattaggaaaaaatagtgaaaagacgattttgtctaaagcaagaatttttaatgaaggacaaaaagttcaaacaatatttttaaggtccttcacacttttaatatattatatatatatatatatatttaaaaaaagtgAGACCATATCAGTTTTTTAATAGAAAAACGcgcttttctttttaaaaaaaaattaaaaaattcacgCCAGCTTAAAGGGTGAAATTAATActctttaaagatgttaagggggtaaataaacgaaagttaagtttaagtgttaaagtgagtttagcgaacaagttcagggggaaaaCATGTCTTTTCTCTATGAATGTTTGTCAATATGAAGCACACAATAAAGCTTtcaaaattctaagaaaaaaaaaagattaatataGATGGAAAAAGATTGAATCAAATTGTAAATTGCAAATGATCAGATGTgatgaaaattttttaatttgatttttgttagaTATTTAAGAGATTCTCTCCCATTATTCACTCTCCTAAAGTAAATGCAAATCTATTACTTTCTTATTTAATATAGGAAAAAGGTATGAATATACCCCTGAATTTtgataaatggtataaatatatccttcatcatactttaggtacaaatatatcctttccgttaatgaaaaggtatgTATATATCTTTAAACTTTTATAAATGACACAGATATATCCTCcatcatactttaggtacaaaatacccttgtcgttaatgaaaaggtacgtatatacacttgaactttgataaatggtacaagTATACCATACAGGTATACCCTTTGTCATACTTTAGGTATAAATATACTCTTGCCATTaatgaaaagggaaaaatatacCTTTCTCACTAATGGCAGGACACGTGTCACAATCTTGTTCATTTGCCCCTTTTAATTTAATCTATCCTCACCCTacctaaaaataattctaatgtAACCCACAAATCGATTCAAAGAATAACCCAAACCCGATCCCATCTAATAGAACCTCCAAGACACATCTTTATTCATGCatattcatcttttctttctgGGTTTGAGTTATTATTTGAATCGGGTTATGagttaaattagaattattttgagGTGGGATTgtgataaattaaatttaaaaaggtcAAATGAACAAAATTGTGACACGAGTCCTACTATTAGTAagaagggtatatatgtaccttttcattaataaaagggtatatttgtacctaaagtatgtcGGAGGATAtatctgtaccatttatcaaagttcagagttatatatgtaccttttcattaacggcaatggtatatttgtacctaaagtatgatgAAGAGTATATCTGTACCATTTATCAGAGTTCAGAGGTATATATGTACTTTTTCATTAACGGCAAAGATATATTCGTACCTTTTCCATTTAGTATATAtcgagagaaaaaagagaaatatgagattttataaaatattttaaaagatgaattttttttttatgtatttatccGTTTTAAGTTTGGGTTTTTGCTTAATTTAAGTCCCCTACCATTTTGTGGCATTACTCTCAGGCCAAGGGCTGTTTATGTCCTTCACCCTATAGAGAAAGTTGGGGGAAGTGTATTGTGAGGGTGGTTGGCTCATGAATGAAAGAGTATGGGTAAGGCAATCTAAAGAAGCGAATGGCTGTCCTTGTTACAACCAGCACTCTCTGTTACCCCGCAAATACATCTtatgttcttttagttctctctCCTCCATACTccatattctctctctctctgtctGCACTCTCTAATTAATGGCTACTCTTCAATCTCTTGCATTTTCACCTACACTTTCTCACACTTCGCATCAGCCTCGCTCTCTTCTCGGTATGTACCAAAATGTGCTTATCTACCTTTACCCTCCTCTTATTCTTTGGTTTATCAGCTCCTGTAAAGAGTAGTACTTGGAGCAGTTATCCCACTATGTAGTATAAATAGTGGGATATTATACGGCATTAGCTAATAAGTCTAACTAAACACAAGATAAAATAATCCCATGATTATTATCCCTTATCCCTCATATCACGTTACTCGTaaatttcattttaattgatttatatgtaaTTGGTGAGATGTTTATTTGTGCATAAGTGTGGAGCTAGATCATTAGCTACGGTTTCAGAACCTATTAAACTTCAAAGGCCTCTGCTCATGAGCGCAttcttcaaagaaaatttaaCTGTCTTCTTTTTTGAGTTAATCGAGACTGGAAATGGAGTACGCTTACAATGTAGTGCTAGTAGTGAGATTCTTTGATACAATAGGTGTGGGTTCAATTCTCGTTGTCTCCCTTCCTCATCTCcgaataaaacttttttttttttaaaaaagaactaGTAAATTAGGAAACATAGTTAATCAAAACCAATAATTGTCGTTTGTGTCATCTACTGTAGGAATAGCATGTGGGAGGGGTCATCAAAGTGCAGGTTCTTCATTCAATGGCCAGCGCTTGTGCCTATCCCGTTCACGTTTCACATCCAATATCCAAAACCAGAAAATGCGCAGACTAACTATAATGATGGTTCAACCAAAAATTCAGTTCATACAAGGAACTGATGAACAAACAATACCAGATGTGAAGTTAACCAAGTCAAGGGATGGGACAAATGGTATGGCCATTTTCAGGTTTGATCAACCCTCCGTATTTGATTCATCTGGTGAAGTCGGGGATATCACTGGATTCTACATGATTGACGAAG from the Capsicum annuum cultivar UCD-10X-F1 chromosome 9, UCD10Xv1.1, whole genome shotgun sequence genome contains:
- the LOC107842516 gene encoding photosystem II reaction center PSB28 protein, chloroplastic; protein product: MATLQSLAFSPTLSHTSHQPRSLLGIACGRGHQSAGSSFNGQRLCLSRSRFTSNIQNQKMRRLTIMMVQPKIQFIQGTDEQTIPDVKLTKSRDGTNGMAIFRFDQPSVFDSSGEVGDITGFYMIDEEGVLSSVDVNAKFVNGKPAGIEAKYIMRTPREWDRFMRFMERMKGGHMTLTVDAQGNWFGGMVSSKGVFGEAQPRSTCYGDHRITIVERKRRKLVA